Genomic segment of Yoonia sp. R2331:
CGCCAGGGACAACGGATGGGAAATCGACCGCACCCCACGTGACGTCCTGCCATCCCAACTGTCCGGTGAAACCTTGCACAACATCGGAAATCCGTCGGATTACTATTCTTTTAGAGTTTGGTTGACGATCAAAGGGGAAATTAGAGGGCGCGACTTTCTCCTTGTCGCTCACGGCAAACAGAAGACAAGAACACGTGACCCGGGCAGCGGTTCTGTTCACATCTTCACCAAACTGTCCAAGACACCTATTTTTCCACCATTATTCATTCATCTGAAATCCAATATGTTGGATGGACTTTTGGACATCGATGCCTCTGCCCTTGCCACTGTTAAGAAACGGACAGCACCTCACTTTCCCAAAGTCGGTATGCCAAAGCCGTTTTCGGACACCTATACTGTTCGGGGCCTTACCGGCGCTCAGGACGCCATTTCAGAAAAAGTCCAGTCGTCGCTCTTGGATGCTCCTCACCTCTTTTACCGAAAGAGTGAGAAATGGCACATGAGAACCGGATCAATGTTGGGGCTGACAGAGCGGTTTGCCTTCATCGAAATCCAGGATTTGAATCTCTATACGTTGGAAAATCGGTTGAACGCATTGATGGACTGGGTTGAAATATTGGACACCAACCGCGAAACCTGACGTGGCTAGCGATCTGACTTCAGTTGCCGTGAATATCCAACGAACTGCTTGAGCGTTGGCTCGATGTCCTCCGAAAACCTAACCGGGCTATTGCCCAAGAAGTCGGCAAATGCCCGCGTCATATGTGCTTGATCCGAAAACCCGCATTCAATAGCAAGTTCGGCCAGCCTCTGGCTGCCCAATTCAAGCATTGCCCCAAAGGCATGATTGATCTGGAGAAGTTTGGCGAAACGCTTCGGAGATAGACCAACAAGGTGGCCAAACTCATCCCTCGCTTTGCGTTCCGAAACCGGCACATTTGCGAGGAGATCTGTAACCTTGATATTGCCGTGCGTTCTCTCGATGTCACCAACCATCGCCTTAAGGTATTGGGGTACCGTCATCGCTGCGGGCAACGTGGATAGCGCTCCAAACATGGCTTCTGACAAGCATTCCGCACTTTTTAACGGCAAAGAGGTATCAAGTGCCTCTTGCACCGCGCCAAGTAGCGGAACCAATCCGACAGGATTTATTGCACGTTCAAAAGTTTCACGCCCAGGGATCCCGAGCAACGCGAATTGCCCCAAAGCTGTGAACTCGCAAAAAATCTGTTGCAACAGACCCGATGATCGACAGATCACCTCGCCATCGAACACCTGACCAGATAAATGAAGCGATCCGTCCATGTCGGTGTCGATGACAGGGATACCGTTGACGCGGCCGCTCCATCGGCCGTTTGGTGTCCAGCCCAGGTAACAATATCCCGTACCACGCACCACAAACTCCAGGTCCACCGGGACGTCCGAAAACGCGACCATTGCCCGCCTGAAATACGGCGCCAAGTCCGCTGGAATTTCAATTGGCTTGAAAACGTCTGGGTTCATGTTCACCTTCAGAGATCATGAGTACCCCGTCTTAGAAATTATTCAATACGGTGCCGGTTTGCCCAACCTGACAACAAAATACAGATATTATAGGCAGGGAAACAACAACCGTTGTTGGCGTGTAAACATGAAGGGCGTCTCGATGTGTCACAGCAAAAGCAGCCATCCAAACTGACTGCTGACCCACCAATCCTTCCTACGCACAATCAAGCCGATCCCTTGGTCTCACCGCCCAACTATCGCGCCAAGACCACTTCAGCCTTCAAGCCGCCCAGCGCTTCACTGTCGCCTAGGCGCAGCACACCGCCATGGCTTCGCGCGATGTCGGCGACGATGGCAAGGCCAAGGCCCACACCTGATCCCTTGTCCTGATTGCGGGCGGTATCCAGCCTGGTAAAAGGTTGCAGCGCCTCTTCGCGCCGTGCGGGCGGGATGCCGGGGCCGTCGTCTTCAACCACAAAGCGCACCGCGCGGTCGGTGACATGCACACCAATCTCAGCTTGGTTGCCATAGCGCAACGCATTTCCGACCAGATTGGCAAGCGCCCGACGGATCGCCAGCGGGCGCAGCGGCACGGGATCATCAGACCCAGTTGCCTCTGAGAGGCGCACTGCCTGCCCCATCCGTGCCGCATCTTCCAACACCTCTTCGACGCAGGCACGCGGCACGGTGGGCACCAGATCATCGCCTGCATCTGCGCGCGCGAAATCAAGAAACGCATCCAACAGATGCTGCATGTCTTCCACGTCGCGCACCAGCGGGGCCGCATCGTCCTCTTCAAGCAGCGACAGCCCCAGCCGCAACCGGGTCAGCGGCGTGCGCAGGTCGTGGCTCACGCCCGACAACATCATGGTACGCGATTGGGTCTGGCGTTCCAGCCGGTTGCGCATATCCAGAAACGCCATGCCTGCCGCGCGCACCTCGACCGCGCCCGAGGGGCTGTAATTGGTGATCCGGCCCTTGCCATAGGCCGCAGCGGCCGCCGCCATCCGCTTGATCGGGCGTAACTGGTTGCGCAAAAACAGATAGGCAATCGCCGTCATCAGCCCGCCAAGCACCACCATAATCACCAAAAGCTGGTGCGGGTTTGACGCAGACACACGCGAACGCGCAAAATCCAGCGTCAGCGGCCCATGCGCGGATTGCACCCCCACCGCAACCCGCCGCCGATCCGCCAAAGAAACCATCTCGATCGCGGGAACCTGCGCACGCAGATAACGGTTCACACTAGGGCCGGTGAAATCGGTCCAAGGGTTCTGCAAGCCCTCCTCCGGGATCGCTTCTGGCCAATCGGCCACCATCTGCAAGGGCCCCGCAATTGCATCCACGGCTTGCCGGGCTTCGGCAAAGGTCGCGGCTGCGTTAGCCGTTTCAATGACAAAGCTCAGATCAATCGCCACAGCCCGCGTCATCTGACGGGTGACACCTTCAAAATGTCGCTGGATAAAAACCACCGACACCAAAAGCTGGAGCGTGACAACAGGCAGGATCAGGATGAGCAAAGCCCGCCCATATAGCCCACGTGGCATGTATTGTTTGAGCCAGCTAAAGAACATAGACCAAACCTAGCGGGGCAGTTCAGGATCGGAAAGCGCGATATGTCGGATGAGATTGGCCAACCGGTGACGGTGTCGCCCGGTGTGCTGCGGATCAGGGCGGGCAACCCGTCTCCGATGACTTACACCGGCACCAACAGCTATGTCGTCGCAACCGGGGATGCCTTGACCATCATCGACCCCGGCCCGATGCTGCCCGACCATCAGGACGCGCTGCTCTCAGCCGTC
This window contains:
- a CDS encoding helix-turn-helix domain-containing protein, with the protein product MNPDVFKPIEIPADLAPYFRRAMVAFSDVPVDLEFVVRGTGYCYLGWTPNGRWSGRVNGIPVIDTDMDGSLHLSGQVFDGEVICRSSGLLQQIFCEFTALGQFALLGIPGRETFERAINPVGLVPLLGAVQEALDTSLPLKSAECLSEAMFGALSTLPAAMTVPQYLKAMVGDIERTHGNIKVTDLLANVPVSERKARDEFGHLVGLSPKRFAKLLQINHAFGAMLELGSQRLAELAIECGFSDQAHMTRAFADFLGNSPVRFSEDIEPTLKQFVGYSRQLKSDR
- a CDS encoding ATP-binding protein, encoding MFFSWLKQYMPRGLYGRALLILILPVVTLQLLVSVVFIQRHFEGVTRQMTRAVAIDLSFVIETANAAATFAEARQAVDAIAGPLQMVADWPEAIPEEGLQNPWTDFTGPSVNRYLRAQVPAIEMVSLADRRRVAVGVQSAHGPLTLDFARSRVSASNPHQLLVIMVVLGGLMTAIAYLFLRNQLRPIKRMAAAAAAYGKGRITNYSPSGAVEVRAAGMAFLDMRNRLERQTQSRTMMLSGVSHDLRTPLTRLRLGLSLLEEDDAAPLVRDVEDMQHLLDAFLDFARADAGDDLVPTVPRACVEEVLEDAARMGQAVRLSEATGSDDPVPLRPLAIRRALANLVGNALRYGNQAEIGVHVTDRAVRFVVEDDGPGIPPARREEALQPFTRLDTARNQDKGSGVGLGLAIVADIARSHGGVLRLGDSEALGGLKAEVVLAR